A portion of the Symphalangus syndactylus isolate Jambi chromosome 13, NHGRI_mSymSyn1-v2.1_pri, whole genome shotgun sequence genome contains these proteins:
- the LOC129459187 gene encoding small ribosomal subunit protein uS10m-like — MAARTGFGAVGRRLWQGLGNFSVNTSKGNTAKNGGFLLTYMKWVQFSNLHVDVPKDLTKPVITISDELDTLYKRLSVLVKGHDKAVLDSYEYFAVLAAKELGISIKVQEPPRKTERFILLKSVRIYKKHRVQYEMRTLYRCLELEHLTGSTADVYLEYIQRNLPEGVAMEVTKTQLEQLPEHIKEPIWETLSEEKEASKP; from the coding sequence ATGGCGGCGCGGACAGGGTTCGGGGCCGTGGGCCGGCGCCTCTGGCAGGGATTGGGGAATTTTTCTGTAAACACTTCTAAGGGCAATACAGCCAAAAATGGTGGCTTTCTTCTTACCTATATGAAGTGGGTACAGTTTTCAAACCTACACGTTGATGTTCCAAAGGATTTGACCAAACCTGTGATAACAATCTCTGATGAACTAGACACATTATATAAGCGCCTGTCGGTTTTAGTGAAAGGTCACGATAAGGCTGTACTGGACAGTTATGAATATTTTGCTGTGCTTGCTGCTAAAGAACTTGGTATCTCTATTAAAGTACAAGAACCTCCAAGGAAAACAGAGAGATTTATTCTTCTCAAATCAGTGCGTATTTACAAGAAGCACAGAGTTCAGTATGAAATGAGAACACTTTACAGATGTTTAGAGTTAGAACATCTAACTGGAAGCACAGCAGATGTCTACTTGGAATATATTCAGCGAAACTTACCTGAAGGGGTTGCTATGGAAGTAACAAAGACACAATTAGAACAGTTACCAGAACACATCAAGGAGCCAATCTGGGAAACActatcagaagaaaaagaagcaagcaaGCCATAA
- the NOTCH3 gene encoding neurogenic locus notch homolog protein 3, with amino-acid sequence MGPGARGRRRRRRPMSPPPPPPPVRALPLLLLLAGPGAAAPPCLDGSPCANGGRCTQLPSREAACLCPPGWVGERCQLEDPCHSGPCAGRGVCQSSVVAGTARFSCRCPRGFRGPDCSLPDPCLSSPCAHGARCSVGPDGRFLCSCPPGYQGRICRSDVDECRVGEPCRHGGTCLNTPGSFRCQCPAGYTGLLCENPAVPCAPSPCRNGGTCRQSGDLTYDCACLPGFEGQNCEVNVDDCPGHRCLNGGTCVDGVNTYNCQCPPEWTGQFCTEDVDECQLQPNACHNGGTCFNTLGGHSCVCVNGWTGESCSQNIDDCATAVCFHGATCHDRVASFYCACPMGKTGLLCHLDDACVSNPCHEDAICDTNPVNGRAICTCPPGFTGGACDQDVDECSIGANPCEHLGRCVNTQGSFLCQCGRGYTGPRCETDVNECLSGPCRNQATCLDRIGQFTCICMAGFTGTYCEVDIDECQSSPCVNGGVCKDRVNSFSCTCPSGFSGSTCQLDVDECASTPCRNGAKCVDQPDGYECRCAEGFDGTLCERNVDDCSPDPCHHGRCVDGIASFSCACAPGYTGTRCESQVDECRSQPCRHGGKCLDLVDKYLCRCPSGTTGVNCEVNIDDCASNPCTFGVCRDGINRYDCVCQPGFTGPLCNVEINECASSPCGEGGSCVDGENGFRCLCPPGSLPPLCLPPSHPCAHEPCSHGICYDAPGGFRCVCEPGWSGPRCSQSLAQDACESQPCRAGGTCSSDGMGFHCTCPPGVQGRQCELLSPCTPNPCEHGGRCESAPGQLPVCSCPQGWQGPRCQQDVDECAGPAPCGPHGICTNLAGSFSCTCHAGYTGPSCDQDINDCDPNPCLNGGSCQDGVGSFSCSCLPGFTGPRCARDVDECLSNPCGPGTCTDHVASFTCTCPPGYGGFHCEQDLPDCSPSSCFNGGTCVDGVNSFSCLCRPGYTGAHCQREADPCLSRPCLHGGVCSTAHPGFRCTCPESFTGPQCQTLVDWCSRQPCQNGGRCVQTGAYCLCPPGWSGRLCDIRSLPCREAAAQIGVRLEQLCQAGGQCVDEDSSHYCVCPEGRTGSHCEQEVDPCLAQPCQHGGTCRGYMGGYMCECLPGYNGDNCEDDVDECASQPCQHGGSCIDLVARYLCSCPPGTLGVLCEINEDDCGLGPPLDSGPRCLHNGTCVDLVGGFRCTCPPGYTGLRCEADINECRSGACHAAHTRDCLQDPGGGFRCLCHAGFSGPRCQTVLSPCESQPCQHGGQCRPSPGPGGGLTFTCHCAQPFWGPRCERVARSCRELQCPVGVPCQQTPRGPRCACPPGLSGLSCRSFPGSPPGASNASCAAAPCLHGGSCRPAPLAPFFRCACAQGWSGPRCEAPAVAPEVSEEPRCPRAACQAKRGDQRCDRECNSPGCGWDGGDCSLSVGDPWRQCEALQCWRLFNNSRCDPACSSPACLYDNFDCHAGGRERTCNPVYEKYCADHFADGRCDQGCNTEECGWDGLDCASEVPALLARGVLVLTVLLPPEELLRSSADFLQRLSAILRTSLRFRLDAHGQAMVFPYHRPSPGSEPRARRELAPEVIGSVVMLEIDNRLCLQSPENDHCFPDAQSAADYLGALSAVERLDFPYPLRDVRGEPLEPPEPSVPLLPLLVAGAVLLLVILVLGVMVARRKREHSTLWFPEGFSLHKDVASGHKGRREPVGQDALGMKNMAKGESLMGEVATDWMDTECPEAKRLKVEEPGMGAEEAVDCRQWTQHHLVAADIRVAPAMALTPPQGDADADGMDVNVRGPDGFTPLMLASFCGGALEPMPTEEDEADDTSASIISDLICQGAQLGARTDRTGETALHLAARYARADAAKRLLDAGADTNAQDHSGRTPLHTAVTADAQGVFQILIRNRSTDLDARMADGSTALILAARLAVEGMVEELIASHADVNAVDELGKSALHWAAAVNNVEATLALLKNGANKDMQDSKEETPLFLAAREGSYEAAKLLLDHFANREITDHLDRLPRDIAQERLHQDIVRLLDQPSGPRSPAGPHGLGPLLCPPGAFLPSLKAAQSGSKKSRRPPGKAGLGPQGPRGRGKKLTLACPGPLADSSVTLSPVDSLDSPRPFGGPPASPGGFPLEGPYAAATATAVSLAQLGGPGRTGLGRQPPGGCVLSLGLLNPVAVPLDWARLPPPAPPGPSFLLPLAPGPQLLNPGTPVSPQERPPPYLAVPGHGEEYPAAGAHSSPPKARFLRVPSEHPYLTPSPESPEHWASPSPPSLSDWSESTPSPATATGAMATTTGALPAQPLPLSVPSSLAQAQTQLGPQPEVTPKRQVLA; translated from the exons gcctcaACACGCCTGGCTCCTTCCGCTGCCAGTGTCCAGCTGGCTACACGGGGCTGCTATGTGAGAACCCCGCGGTGCCCTGTGCGCCCTCGCCATGCCGTAACGGGGGCACCTGCAGGCAGAGTGGTGACCTCACTTATGACTGCGCCTGTCTTCCTG GGTTTGAGGGTCAGAATTGTGAAGTGAACGTGGACGACTGTCCAGGACACCGATGTCTCAATGGAGGGACATGCGTGGATGGCGTCAACACCTATAACTGCCAGTGCCCTCCTGAGTGGACAG GCCAGTTCTGCACGGAGGACGTGGATGAGTGTCAGCTGCAGCCCAACGCCTGCCACAATGGGGGTACCTGCTTCAACACGCTGGGTGGCCATAGCTGCGTGTGTGTCAATGGCTGGACAGGCGAGAGCTGCAGTCAGAATATTGATGACTGTGCCACAGCCGTGTGCTTCCATGGGGCCACCTGCCATGACCGTGTGGCTTCTTTCTACTGTGCCTGCCCCATGGGCAAGACTG GCCTCTTGTGTCACCTGGATGACGCCTGTGTCAGCAACCCCTGCCACGAGGATGCTATCTGTGACACAAATCCGGTGAACGGCCGGGCCATTTGCACCTGTCCTCCTGGCTTCACTGGTGGGGCGTGTGACCAGGATGTGGACGAGTGCTCTATCG GCGCCAACCCCTGCGAGCACTTGGGCAGGTGCGTGAACACCCAGGGCTCCTTCCTGTGCCAGTGCGGCCGTGGCTACACTGGACCTCGCTGTGAGACCGACGTCAACGAGTGTCTGTCGGGGCCCTGCCGAAACCAGGCCACGTGCCTTGACCGCATAGGCCAGTTCACCTGTATCTGTATGGCAG GCTTCACAGGAACCTATTGTGAGGTGGACATTGACGAGTGTCAGAGTAGCCCCTGTGTCAACGGTGGGGTCTGCAAGGACCGAGTCAATAGCTTCAGCTGCACCTGCCCCTCGG gcTTCAGCGGCTCCACGTGTCAGCTGGACGTGGACGAATGCGCCAGCACGCCCTGCAGGAATGGCGCCAAGTGCGTGGACCAGCCCGATGGCTACGAGTGCCGCTGTGCCGAGG GCTTTGACGGCACGCTGTGTGAGCGCAACGTGGATGACTGCTCCCCTGACCCATGCCACCATGGTCGCTGTGTGGATGGCATCGCCAGCTTCTCATGTGCCTGTGCCCCTGGCTACACGGGCACACGCTGCGAGAGCCAAGTGGACGAATGCCGCAGCCAGCCCTGCCGCCATGGCGGCAAATGCCTAGACCTGGTGGACAAGTACCTCTGCCGCTGCCcttctgggaccacag GTGTGAACTGCGAAGTGAACATTGACGACTGTGCCAGCAACCCCTGCACCTTTGGAGTCTGCCGTGATGGTATCAACCGCTACGACTGTGTCTGCCAACCTGGCTTCACAG GGCCCCTTTGTAACGTGGAGATCAATGAGTGTGCTTCCAGCCCGTGCGGCGAGGGAGGTTCCTGCGTGGATGGGGAAAACGGCTTCCGCTGCCTCTGCCCGCCGGGCTCCTTGCCCCCACTCTGCCTCCCCCCGAGCCATCCCTGTGCCCATGAGCCCTGCAGTCACGGCATCTGCTATGATGCACCTGGCGG GTTCCGCTGTGTGTGTGAGCCTGGCTGGAGTGGCCCCCGCTGCAGCCAGAGCCTGGCCCAAGATGCCTGTGAGTCCCAGCCCTGCCGGGCCGGCGGGACGTGCAGCAGTGATGGAATGGGTTTCCACTGCACCTGCCCCCCTGGTGTCCAGG GACGTCAATGTGAGCTCCTCTCCCCCTGCACCCCGAACCCCTGTGAGCATGGGGGCCGCTGCGAGTCTGCCCCTGGCCAGCTGCCTGTCTGCTCCTGCCCCCAGGGCTGGCAAG gcccaCGATGCCAGCAGGATGTGGACGAGTGTGCTGGCCCCGCACCCTGTGGCCCTCATGGTATCTGCACCAACCTGGCAGGGAGTTTCAGCTGCACCTGCCATGCAGGGTACACTGGCCCTTCCTGCGATCAGGACATCAATGACTGTGACCCCA ACCCATGCCTGAACGGTGGCTCGTGCCAAGACGGCGTGGGCTCCTTTTCCTGCTCCTGCCTCCCTGGTTTCACCGGCCCGCGATGCGCCCGCGACGTGGACGAGTGCCTGAGCAACCCCTGCGGCCCGGGCACCTGCACCGACCACGTGGCCTCCTTCACCTGCACCTGCCCGCCGGGCTACGGAGGCTTCCACTGCGAACAGGACCTGCCCGACTGCAGCCCCAG CTCCTGCTTCAATGGCGGGACCTGCGTGGACGGCGTGAACTCGTTCAGCTGCCTGTGCCGTCCCGGCTACACAGGAGCCCACTGCCAACGTGAGGCAGACCCCTGCCTCTCGCGGCCCTGCCTGCACGGGGGCGTCTGCAGCACCGCCCACCCTGGCTTCCGCTGCACCTGCCCCGAGAGCTTCACGGGCCCACAGTGCCAG ACACTGGTGGATTGGTGCAGCCGCCAGCCTTGTCAAAACGGGGGTCGCTGCGTCCAGACTGGGGCCTATTGCCTTTGTCCCCCTGGATGGAGCGGACGCCTCTGTGACATCCGAAGCTTGCCCTGCAGGGAGGCTGCAGCCCAGATCG GAGTGCGGCTGGAGCAGCTGTGTCAGGCGGGTGGGCAGTGTGTGGATGAAGACAGCTCCCACTACTGCGTGTGCCCAGAGGGCCGTACTGGTAGCCACTGTGAGCAGGAGGTGGACCCCTGCTTGGCCCAGCCCTGCCAGCATGGGGGGACCTGCCGTGGCTATATGGGGGGCTACATGTGTGAG TGTCTTCCTGGCTACAATGGTGATAACTGTGAGGACGACGTGGACGAATGTgcctcccagccctgccagcacGGGGGTTCATGCATTGACCTCGTGGCCCGCTATCTCTGCTCCTGTCCCCCAGGAACGCTGG GAGTGCTCTGCGAGATTAATGAGGATGACTGCGGCCTAGGCCCACCCCTGGACTCAGGGCCCCGGTGCCTACACAATGGCACCTGCGTGGACCTGGTGGGCGGTTTCCGCTGCACCTGTCCCCCAGGATACACTGGTTTGCGCTGCGAGGCAGACATCAATGAGTGTCGCTCAGGTGCCTGCCACGCGGCACACACCCGGGACTGCCTGCAGGACCCAGGCGGAGGTTTCCGTTGTCTTTGTCACGCTGGCTTCTCAG GTCCTCGCTGTCAGACTGTCCTGTCTCCCTGCGAGTCCCAGCCATGCCAGCATGGAGGCCAGTGCCGTCCTAGCCCGGGTCCTGGGGGTGGGCTGACCTTCACCTGTCACTGTGCCCAG CCATTCTGGGGTCCGCGTTGCGAGCGGGTGGCGCGCTCCTGCCGGGAGCTGCAGTGCCCGGTGGGCGTACCATGCCAGCAGACGCCCCGCGGGCCGCGCTGCGCCTGCCCCCCAGGGTTATCGGGACTCTCCTGCCGCAGCTTCCCGGGTTCGCCGCCGGGGGCCAGCAACGCCAGCTGCGCGGCGGCCCCCTGTCTCCACGGGGGCTCCTGCCGCCCCGCGCCGCTCGCGCCCTTCTTCCGCTGCGCTTGCGCGCAGGGCTGGAGCGGGCCGCGCTGCGAGGCTCCCGCCGTGGCACCCGAGGTCTCGGAGGAGCCGCGGTGCCCGCGCGCCGCCTGCCAGGCCAAGCGTGGGGACCAGCGCTGCGACCGCGAGTGCAACAGCCCGGGCTGCGGCTGGGACGGCGGCGACTGCTCGCTGAGCGTGGGCGACCCCTGGCGGCAGTGCGAGGCGCTGCAGTGCTGGCGCCTCTTCAACAACAGCCGCTGCGACCCCGCCTGCAGCTCGCCCGCCTGCCTCTACGACAACTTCGACTGCCACGCCGGTGGCCGCGAGCGCACTTGCAA CCCGGTGTACGAGAAGTACTGCGCCGACCACTTTGCCGACGGCCGCTGCGACCAGGGCTGCAACACGGAGGAATGTGGCTGGGATGGGCTGGATTGTGCCAGCGAGGTGCCGGCCCTGCTGGCCCGCGGCGTGCTGGTGCTCACAGTGCTGCTGCCGCCGGAGGAGCTACTGCGTTCCAGCGCCGACTTTCTGCAGCGGCTCAGCGCCATCCTGCGCACCTCGCTGCGCTTCCGCCTGGACGCACACGGCCAGGCCATGGTCTTCCCTTACCACCGGCCTAGTCCTGGCTCCGAACCCCGGGCCCGTCGGGAACTGGCCCCCGAGGTGATCGG CTCCGTAGTGATGTTGGAGATTGACAACCGGCTCTGCCTGCAGTCACCTGAGAATGATCACTGCTTCCCAGATGCCCAGAGCGCCGCTGACTACCTGGGGGCGCTGTCAGCGGTGGAGCGCCTGGACTTCCCGTACCCACTGCGGGACGTGCGGG GGGAGCCGCTGGAGCCTCCAGAACCCAGTGTCCCGCTGCTGCCGCTGCTAGTGGCGGGCGCTGTCTTGCTGTTGGTCATCCTCGTCCTGGGCGTCATGGTGGCCCGGCGCAAGCGCGAGCACAGCACCCTCTGGTTCCCCGAGGGCTTCTCACTGCACAAGGACGTGGCCTCTGGTCACAAGGGCCGGCGGGAACCCGTGGGCCAAGACGCGCTGGGCATGAA GAACATGGCCAAGGGTGAGAGCCTGATGGGGGAGGTGGCCACCGACTGGATGGACACAGAGTGCCCAGAGGCCAAGCGGCTGAAG GTAGAggagccgggcatgggggctgaGGAGGCTGTGGATTGCCGTCAGTGGACTCAACACCATCTAGTTGCTGCTGACATCCGCGTGGCACCAGCCATGGCACTGACACCACCACAGGGCGACGCAGATGCTGATGGCATGGATGTCAATGTGCGTGGCCCAG ATGGCTTCACCCCGCTAATGCTGGCTTCCTTCTGTGGGGGGGCTCTGGAGCCAATGCCAACTGAAGAGGATGAGGCAGATGACACATCAGCTAGCATCATCTCCGACCTGATCTGCCAGGGGGCTCAGCTTGGGGCACGGACTGACCGTACCGGCGAGACTGCTTTGCACCTGGCTGCCCGTTATGCCCGTGCTGATGCAGCCAAGCGGCTGCTGGATGCTGGGGCAGACACCAATGCCCAGGACCACTCAGGCCGCACCCCCCTACACACAGCTGTCACAGCTGATGCCCAGGGTGTCTTCCAG ATTCTCATCCGAAACCGCTCTACAGACTTGGATGCCCGCATGGCAGATGGCTCAACGGCACTGATCCTGGCGGCCCGCCTGGCAGTAGAGGGCATGGTGGAAGAGCTCATTGCCAGCCATGCTGATGTCAATGCTGTGGATGAGCTTG GGAAATCAGCCTTACACTGGGCTGCGGCTGTGAACAACGTGGAAGCCACTTTGGCCCTGCTCAAAAATGGAGCCAATAAGGACATGCAGGATAGCAAG GAGGAGACCCCCCTTTTCCTGGCCGCCCGCGAGGGCAGCTATGAGGCTGCCAAGCTGCTGTTGGACCACTTTGCCAACCGTGAGATCACCGACCACCTGGACAGGCTGCCGCGGGACATAGCTCAGGAGAGACTGCACCAGGACATCGTGCGCTTGCTGGATCAACCCAGTGGGCCCCGCAGCCCGGCCGGTCCCCACGGCCTGGGGCctctgctctgtcctccagggGCCTTCCTCCCCAGCCTCAAAGCGGCACAGTCAGGGTCCAAGAAGAGCAGGAGGCCCCCCGGGAAGGCGGGGCTGGGGCCACAGGGGCCCCGGGGGCGGGGCAAGAAGCTGACGCTGGCCTGCCCGGGCCCCCTGGCTGACAGCTCGGTCACGCTGTCGCCCGTGGACTCGCTGGATTCCCCACGGCCTTTCGGTGGGCCCCCTGCTTCCCCTGGTGGCTTCCCCCTTGAGGGGCCCTATGcagctgccactgccactgcagtGTCTCTGGCACAGCTTGGTGGCCCAGGCCGGACGGGTCTAGGGCGCCAGCCCCCTGGAGGATGTGTACTCAGCCTGGGCCTGCTGAACCCTGTAGCTGTCCCCCTCGATTGGGCCCGGCTGCCCCCACCTGCCCCTCCAGGCCCCTCGTTCCTGCTGCCACTGGCGCCGGGACCCCAGCTGCTCAACCCAGGGACCCCCGTCTCCCCGCAGGAGCGGCCCCCGCCTTACCTGGCAGTCCCAGGACATGGCGAGGAGTACCCGGCAGCTGGGGCACACAGCAGCCCCCCAAAGGCCCGCTTCCTGCGGGTTCCCAGTGAGCACCCTTACCTGACCCCATCCCCCGAATCCCCTGAGCACTGGGCCAGCCCCtcgcctccctccctctcagacTGGTCTGAATCCACACCCAGCCCGGCCACTGCCACCGGAgccatggccaccaccactggggcactgcctgccCAGCCACTTCCCTTGTCTGTCCCCAGCTCCCTTGCTCAGGCCCAGACCCAGCTGGGGCCCCAGCCGGAAGTTACCCCCAAGAGGCAAGTGTTGGCCTGA